A genomic segment from Triticum dicoccoides isolate Atlit2015 ecotype Zavitan chromosome 1A, WEW_v2.0, whole genome shotgun sequence encodes:
- the LOC119290928 gene encoding probable histone chaperone ASF1A: protein MSAVNITNVAVLDNPTAFLNPFQFEISYECLVPLDDDLEWKLTYVGSAEDETYDQQLESVLVGPVNVGTYRFVFQADPPDPLKIREQDIIGVTVLLLTCSYVGQEFMRVGYYVNNDYDEEQLREEPPAKLLLDRVQRNILADKPRVTKFPINFHPEPGTSAEQPQQDAEQQQQPTSPEPQKAPVEPQMAPLENVHIAAEQ, encoded by the exons atgagcgCGGTGAACATCACCAACGTGGCGGTGCTGGACAACCCCACCGCCTTCCTCAACCCCTTCCAGTTCGAGATCTCCTACGAGTGCCTCGTACCCCTCGACGACG atctggaatggaagctcacatatgtTGGATCAGCTGAAGATGAAACTTATGATCAGCAACTTGAGAGCGTGCTTGTTGGACCTGTCAATGTTGGGACCTACCGTTTTGTCTTCCAG GCTGACCCACCGGACCCTTTAAAGATCCGCGAACAAGACATCATTGGTGTCACCGTGCTGCTATTGACATGCTCCTACGTGGGTCAGGAGTTCATGAGGGTGGGTTATTATGTGAACAACGATTACGATGAGGAGCAGCTGAGAGAAGAGCCCCCAGCAAAGTTATTGCTTGACAGGGTGCAGAGAAACATTTTGGCCGACAAGCCCCGTGTCACCAAGTTCCCCATCAACTTCCACCCTGAACCCGGCACGAGCGCAGAACAGCCGCAGCAGGATGCAGAACAGCAGCAGCAGCCGACTTCACCGGAACCACAGAAGGCTCCAGTAGAGCCACAGATGGCGCCACTAGAGAACGTCCACATTGCTGCCGAGCAATGA